In one Lolium rigidum isolate FL_2022 chromosome 3, APGP_CSIRO_Lrig_0.1, whole genome shotgun sequence genomic region, the following are encoded:
- the LOC124702822 gene encoding ultraviolet-B receptor UVR8: MDIDDVFCNLRVVGVPTKSAIYMWGYNQSGQTARKGKERHLRIPKSLPPKLFNCRDGENFRWIDIACGREHTAAVASDGSLFTWGANEFGQLGDGTEESAKEPKKVNALETEFVKSVSCGAHCTAAIAEPRENDATISKSRLWVWGQNQGSDYPRLFWGAFAPNTVIQQVSCGAVHVVALSDDGLLQAWGYNEHGQLGRGCTSEGLQGARVLNAYARFLDEAPELVKIVRVSCGEYHAAAISENGEVYTWGLGSMGQLGHCSLQSGDKELIPRRVVALEGIVTKDVSCGGVHSCAVTEGGALYAWGGGHVGQLGLGPQSGFFSCTLNGSDVLLRNIPVLVIPSGVRLVTCGHSHTLISVKDGRIYGWGYNSYGQAANEKSTYAWYPSPVDWCVGEVRRLAAGGGHSAALTDASSLKELCEFKLAEIVNLSNARLIEDIASRTGADALARLCGKLREHLVEQGDSELLEVHVVEEIEAKAG, encoded by the exons ATGGATATAGATGATGTGTTTTGCAACCTGCGCGTTGTTGGTGTACCAACGAAGAGTGCAATATACATGTGGGGGTATAACCAGAGTGGCCAGACTGCACGGAAGGGCAAGGAGCGCCACTTGAGAATCCCCAAGAGCCTACCTCCCAAACTATTCAACTGCAGAGATGGTGAGAACTTCAGATGGATTGATATTGCTTGTGGCCGTGAGCACACTGCTGCAGTTGCTTCAGATGGATCACTCTTCACATGGG GTGCAAATGAGTTTGGCCAGTTGGGAGATGGGACAGAGGAGAGTGCAAAAGAACCTAAAAAGGTCAATGCACTGGAGACTGAGTTTGTGAAATCAGTGTCCTGTGGTGCACATTGTACAGCTGCTATTGCCGAACCTCGAGAAAATGATGCCACAATATCAAAAAGCAGGCTCTGGGTTTGGGGACAGAATCAG GGCTCAGATTACCCTCGTCTATTCTGGGGTGCTTTTGCACCAAACACG GTAATTCAACAGGTTTCTTGTGGAGCTGTTCATGTGGTGGCCCTATCGGATGATGGCCTGTTGCAAGCATGGG GCTACAATGAGCATGGTCAGCTTGGCAGAGGTTGTACTTCTGAAGGACTACAGGGAGCTCgcgtgctaaatgcttatgcaaggTTCCTTGATGAAGCGCCTGAGCTAGTGAAGATTGTTAGAGTATCATGTGGAGAGTACCATGCAGCAGCTATATCAGAAAATGGGGAGGT ATATACATGGGGACTTGGAAGCATGGGGCAGCTTGGACATTGCTCGCTTCAGTCTGGAGATAAGGAACTAATCCCAAGGAGAGTTGTCGCGCTTGAAGGAATAGTAACTAAAGATGTGTCTTGTGGTGGGGTTCACTCTTGTGCTGTAACTGAAGGTGGAGCCCTCTACGCTTGGGGTGGAGGACATGTGGGTCAGCTGGGGCTCGGACCTCAGAGCGGCTTCTTTTCATGCACTCTTAATGGATCTGATGTGCTACTTCGTAACATTCCAGTCCTGGTCATTCCGTCAGGTGTACGGCTTGTTACTTGTGGTCATTCCCACACACTTATATCTGTGAAAGATGGCCGTATATATGGATGGGGCTATAACAGTTATGGTCAGGCGGCTAATGAGAAATCTACTTATGCTTGGTACCCCTCTCCAGTTGATTG GTGTGTTGGAGAGGTGAGGAGACTTGCTGCAGGTGGTGGCCATTCAGCTGCGTTAACTGATGCATCCTCCTTAAAAGAACTATGTGAGTTCAAACTAGCAGAGATTGTAAATCTGTCGAATGCTCGGCTAATTGAGGATATTGCATCACGAACTGGGGCTGATGCTTTGGCACGTCTGTGTGGGAAATTAAG GGAACATTTGGTTGAGCAAGGGGACTCTGAACTTCTGGAAGTGCACGTGGTTGAAGAGATTGAGGCTAAAGCGGGTTAG